The Rubripirellula amarantea genome includes the window TGGTGCTTCCCAGTTTGTTGAAAGGCCCTAAGGACAAGAAAAAGCTGGTCGAGATTGCGTCGGCCCAGCAGATCTTTGGTCGCGCCGGACGGCCACAGTTTGATGATCGCGGTTACGTGTTCGCGCTCGCTCATGAAGACGATGTAAAGCTCAATCGTTGGCGAGAGAAATACGATTCGATTCCTGAGGACACCAAAGACCCAGGATTGATGAAAGCCAAGAAGCAGCTCAAAAAGAAAATGCCCAAACGGCGAGCCGGTGAAACGTATTGGACCGAAGCTCAATTTGAACAATTGCGAAATGCGGATTCGGCGGACTTGTCCAGTCGCGGTCGTTTGCCCTGGCGTTTGCTGGCTTACCTGTTCGGACGCGATCCCCATGTTGCACCCATTCGCGAACTCGTTGGCAAACGCCTGCTCAACCAAAAAGGACTCGAAGAAGCGCAACGCGATCTGAACCGGATGCTGATCACGTTTTGGACGGCCGGCTACATCGAACTCGACCCTAAGCCTCGTGCCGCCGCGGCAACCAAAGGTCCGCCAAAGAAAGGCGACTTCAAAGGTGGCAAGTCCGAAGAGGAACGGCAAGGAACCGGCGGATTGTTCGGCGAGATCTTGGATCAGATGAAAACTGACCAGCCCGATAGCGTTTCAGCCGAAGAACCCGAAGATCCGAGCGACCCGCTGTTGATCGAGAGCCGAGGTTACGAAGTCGATGACTACAAACCCGATACCGCAACACCTACGGATCGACTGCAACGGCTAGTGCATTTGCGAAGCATCCAACCGTTGTTTGGTGTTTACGTGGCCGACCAAATCGCCATCGCTGATCCGCTTGAACGGATTGCGGTGTTGGAAAGTGTGTTGGAAGTTCCCGGCAGTGTGGCGAAGCATTGTCGAATGCCAAAGATTGACGAAATGCCAGCGGGGTCATTGGCGACGTTGCGTTTGGATCCGCAACTCTTGCAACTTGGACTCGCCACCAGTGAAGAATTGGGAGCCCAAGGCGGCGAGGAAGAAGAGGTCAAGGATCGCGGGTTCGGTCGAGTGATGTTCGAGGAACCTCGCGTCTGGCCGCTGACGATCGGCGAGAAGATCTTGCGGCTCTTCAAGCATGAGTTCCCTCGCGTGCATGACGTTCGCGTGACGCCCGTTTGGATTGTGGGCGAACTGGCGGAATTTGGTTTCGACTTCAACAAGTATGTCACCGCACGTAAGCTGCAAAAAGAAGAAGGCATTCTGTTTCGACACTGCTTGCGAATGATTTTGCTGCTCGACGAAATGGCCAACGTGCCTCCGTTTGAAACCACGGTTGAGACTTGGGAAGATCCGCTCGATGACTTGGCCGATCAACTGACCCGTTGCTGCCGAAAGATCGACCCTCAAAGCACCGACGAGATACTCGCCGATCCAGAAGTGAAGGAAGAGATCGAGCTGATTGAAAAAGGTCGGCGAAATTCGTGACCGGCCGTATCGCGATTCAGCGCTGTGAGATATCGGTGAGTGCGGCCCTTGAGGCGAGAACACAGCACCAAGAGCAGTCGATGCAAAATCAATGACTCGGACTTGTTGACCTTGTCCCAACGCAGCACTTCGATTCAACCGTGACGAAATGTTGCGTTTCGTCCGCCCTTGTTCGACGCTTCTTGTGCCAATGAAAGTGCACGGAACGAAACCGATCTAAGGACGATGAGTTTTCCGGCCCTTCGCCCGCAGTAACCTCTTTACGATGTTCACTATGTCAAAATCCGCGTATTCCGTTTTCCTGGTGGTGCTGGCGATGTGGTTGGTTCGCATCGTCGATGCAATCATCCCCGCTGACTTGAACACCTGGGGGCTCATCCCGCGAACGTTGACGGGGTTGATCGGGATTCCTCTTTCGCCATTTCTGCATGGTGGATTCGGGCATCTGATTTCGAACACCATTCCCTTGGTGATCTTGTTGATGCTGACGATCTCATCTCGCCATCGTCCGTGGCCGGTGATCATCGCCATCACACTTGGTGGCGGATCGTTGTTATGGATCGTGGGACGAAACGCCAGCCACGTTGGCGCCAGCGGACTTGTCTTTGGTTTGATCGCCTATCTGATCACCGTTGGCTTTCGCGAAAAGCAAATGGTCTCACTCGGCATCGCCGTGCTCGTTGGCTTCCTCTTTGGTGGAACACTTCTCAGCGGCGTCGTTCCCGTCTTCACTTCTCCGGTTTCTTGGGAAGGGCATTTGTGCGGTGCGGTGGCCGGTCTGGTTGTTGGTTACGTTACCACCGAAAAGACGCGATCGTTCTTCTAGTCGCCTGGTAACGAATGGTTCGTCACGTTGAAGCTAACAGTGTCGATAAGATGGCACCCGATCGGTGGGGTGACTGTTGGGTCACCATGCGGAGGCAAAACGCGGACGTTGAAATCGATGCGCTAAATTGCGATCCCATTCTGCCGATTGTTGGACGTGTGACTTGCTTGAATAAAAAGTCAGTTTCAACCTGATGCTAATTTTGAGCACATCAAGTTTAAGGGTC containing:
- a CDS encoding DEAD/DEAH box helicase, whose amino-acid sequence is MNQPNENPSRDDIAAEYFDLLKFDPYPVQEEALLSYFAGDPDRGDQGVLVCAPTGTGKTLIAEAAVYEALRTGKKMYYTTPLIALTDQKLEELRLSAVRWGFSADQVGLVTGNRKVNGDAPVLVVVAEILLNRLLNPEAFDFTDVTSVVMDEFHSFNDVQRGIVWELTLGLLPAHVRTLLLSATVGNSMEFTSWMSRSLNRRLQLVVGTERKVPLEYSWIDDELLPEFAERIAAGDETVRQTPALMFCFSRAQCWTTAELLKGKSVIDKVRQKQIVDYLETIDMSEGAGPKLKAILMRGVGVHHAGVLPRYRRVVEDLFQRKLLAFCVCTETLAAGINLPARSVVLPSLLKGPKDKKKLVEIASAQQIFGRAGRPQFDDRGYVFALAHEDDVKLNRWREKYDSIPEDTKDPGLMKAKKQLKKKMPKRRAGETYWTEAQFEQLRNADSADLSSRGRLPWRLLAYLFGRDPHVAPIRELVGKRLLNQKGLEEAQRDLNRMLITFWTAGYIELDPKPRAAAATKGPPKKGDFKGGKSEEERQGTGGLFGEILDQMKTDQPDSVSAEEPEDPSDPLLIESRGYEVDDYKPDTATPTDRLQRLVHLRSIQPLFGVYVADQIAIADPLERIAVLESVLEVPGSVAKHCRMPKIDEMPAGSLATLRLDPQLLQLGLATSEELGAQGGEEEEVKDRGFGRVMFEEPRVWPLTIGEKILRLFKHEFPRVHDVRVTPVWIVGELAEFGFDFNKYVTARKLQKEEGILFRHCLRMILLLDEMANVPPFETTVETWEDPLDDLADQLTRCCRKIDPQSTDEILADPEVKEEIELIEKGRRNS
- a CDS encoding rhomboid family intramembrane serine protease, whose amino-acid sequence is MSKSAYSVFLVVLAMWLVRIVDAIIPADLNTWGLIPRTLTGLIGIPLSPFLHGGFGHLISNTIPLVILLMLTISSRHRPWPVIIAITLGGGSLLWIVGRNASHVGASGLVFGLIAYLITVGFREKQMVSLGIAVLVGFLFGGTLLSGVVPVFTSPVSWEGHLCGAVAGLVVGYVTTEKTRSFF